Proteins encoded within one genomic window of Scomber japonicus isolate fScoJap1 chromosome 16, fScoJap1.pri, whole genome shotgun sequence:
- the peli2 gene encoding E3 ubiquitin-protein ligase pellino homolog 2: protein MFSLSQEEHCAPSKDPVKYGELVVLGYNGSLPNGDRGRRKSRFALYKRTKANGVKPSTVHILNTPQASKAVNCKGQHSISYTLSRNHTVVVEYSHDKDTDMFQIGRSTESPIDFVVTDTIAGGQEGEETPITQSTISRFACRVVCERNPPFTARIYAAGFDSSKNIFLGEKAAKWKNPDGHMDGLTTNGVLVMHPRGGFTEESKPGVWREISVCGDVYTLRETRSAQTPGKLVEIESNILQDGSLVDLCGATLLWRTAEGLFHTPTQKHLEALRQEINAARPQCPVGLNTLAFPSMQRSRALSSLEDKQPWVYLACGHVHGYHNWGHRAEQEHNAQRECPMCRVVGPYVPLWLGCEPAFYVDTGAPTHAFVPCGHVCSEKSVKYWAEIPLPHGTHAFHAACPFCATQLSLTQGCSKLIFQGPVD, encoded by the exons ATGTTTTCGTTAAGCCAAGAGGAGCACTGCGCCCCGTCTAAAGACCCAGTTAAATACGGGGAGCTGGTGGTCCTAGG GTATAATGGCTCCCTGCCCAATGGAGATCGGGGTAGACGGAAAAGCAGATTTGCGCTATACAAGAGGACCAAAGCCAATGGTGTGAAGCCAAGCACTGTGCACATCCTCAACACACCCCAGGCCAGCAAG GCTGTGAACTGTAAAGGCCAGCACAGCATCTCGTACACACTATCCAGGAACCACACGGTAGTGGTGGAGTACAGCCATGACAAAGACACGGACATGTTTCAG atTGGGCGTTCCACTGAGAGTCCCATAGACTTTGTGGTGACCGACACAATAGCAGGAGgtcaggagggagaggagactCCCATCACACAGAGCACCATCTCCCGTTTTGCCTGCCGAGTTGTCTGTGAGCGCAACCCGCCCTTCACTGCTCGTATCTATGCAGCCGGGTTTGACTCTTCCAAGAACATATTCCTCGGG GAAAAAGCTGCAAAATGGAAGAACCCTGACGGTCACATGGATGGCCTGACAACCAATGGCGTACTGGTAATGCATCCTAGGGGCGGGTTCACGGAGGAGTCCAAGCCTGGCGTATGGAGAGAGATCTCGGTTTGTGGGGATGTTTATACTCTGAGAGAGACCCGCTCAGCACAGACCCCAGGCAAACTG GTGGAGATTGAGAGTAATATACTGCAGGACGGCTCCCTGGTGGATCTATGTGGAGCCACTTTGCTGTGGCGCACTGCAGAAGGCCTCTTTCACACTCCCACCCAAAAGCATCTGGAGGCTCTCAGGCAGGAGATCAATGCGGCACGGCCCCAGTGTCCTGTAGGCCTCAACACACTCGCCTTCCCCAGCATGCAGCGCAGCCGCGCCCTCTCCTCTCTGGAGGACAAGCAACCTTGGGTTTACTTAGCGTGTGGCCATGTGCACGGCTACCACAACTGGGGCCATCGTGCAGAGCAGGAGCATAACGCTCAGCGAGAGTGTCCCATGTGCCGGGTGGTTGGGCCCTACGTGCCACTCTGGCTGGGCTGTGAACCGGCCTTCTACGTGGACACAGGTGCACCGACGCATGCCTTTGTTCCATGTGGACACGTGTGCTCTGAGAAGTCAGTCAAATACTGGGCGGAGATCCCTCTGCCCCATGGCACCCACGCCTTTCACGCCGCCTGTCCCTTCTGTGCCACCCAGCTCAGCCTCACTCAGGGCTGTTCCAAGCTAATCTTCCAGGGCCCAGTAGACTGA